The Peribacillus simplex genome contains a region encoding:
- a CDS encoding 2-oxoglutarate dehydrogenase E1 component: MTINDSKVLDHWKAFSGPNLGYVMEQYDLFLANPEEVDPELKNFFEVAGPPSFDVSAETTIGSAPTVQTGEVLPMKKIMSAVKLAENIRHYGHLAANIYPLKEEALDTEEIHFEKYGLTADDLRKIPADFICPESPEDVKDGYEAVQYLKQLYTKTIAFEFHHVNDLDEKQWLTDMVESGNMFPEVTKEKRELLLKRLNEVEGFEKFLHRTYVGQKRFSIEGLDALVPILDEMISQTVQNGTGNVNIAMAHRGRLNVLAHVLGKPYEVIFSEFQHSPNKDLVPSEGSTGINNGWTGDVKYHLGLDKQITKANIQKARITLANNPSHLEVVGPIVEGYSRAAQEDRSEKGFPVQDISKSLAILIHGDAAFPGEGIVPETFNLSRLRGYQVGGAIHIIANNMIGFTTESEDSRSTLYASDLAKGFEVPIVHVNADDPEACLAAVNLANLYREKYNKDFLIDLIGYRRFGHNEMDEPLVTQPEMYALIHKHLTVKELYGKKLIQSGEFTEAEVKAIAEQVDTRLADAYAKISGNKPEASKECNPPGIIEKGLPAIDTAVPKQELVTINEELVKWPEGFTPNKKLGKILSRRLDSFGADGKIDWAHAETLAFASILSDGTPIRLTGQDSERGTFAQRNIMLHDSVNGKTYSPLHTLETAKASFAVHNSPLTETAVLAYEYGYNVFAPETLVLWEGQFGDFANTAQVIFDQFIAAGRAKWGQKSGLVMLLPHGYEGQGPEHSSARLERFLQLAAENNWTVANLSSAAQYFHILRRQAKILDQEQVRPLVIMTPKSMLRNQVMASTAEEFSEGSFESFVETKALGKKPKSVERIVFASGKLAVELREKAATEKNTDWLQIISIEEIYPFPFTGVQEALKKYTNLKEIFWAQEEPKNMGAWTFVEPRLNAAAPGNLSVTYIGRKRRSSPAEGDPLVHKNEQQRIMTQAITRNNEGEK; this comes from the coding sequence ATGACCATCAATGATTCTAAGGTATTAGACCACTGGAAAGCTTTTTCAGGTCCAAACCTTGGGTATGTCATGGAGCAATACGATCTATTTCTAGCAAACCCGGAAGAAGTGGATCCGGAACTGAAAAACTTTTTTGAAGTAGCAGGTCCTCCTTCATTCGATGTATCGGCAGAAACAACGATTGGAAGTGCACCAACTGTACAAACTGGAGAAGTTCTTCCAATGAAGAAAATTATGTCTGCAGTAAAGTTAGCTGAAAATATCCGTCATTACGGACATCTTGCTGCAAATATTTATCCTTTAAAAGAAGAAGCTCTGGACACTGAAGAAATTCACTTTGAAAAATATGGCTTGACTGCAGATGATTTAAGGAAAATACCGGCTGACTTTATTTGCCCGGAATCACCTGAAGACGTGAAAGACGGATACGAAGCCGTACAATACCTAAAACAACTCTATACAAAAACGATAGCCTTTGAATTTCACCATGTTAATGACTTGGATGAAAAGCAATGGCTTACTGATATGGTCGAATCCGGAAACATGTTCCCGGAAGTGACTAAAGAGAAAAGAGAACTATTACTTAAACGATTGAATGAAGTCGAAGGTTTCGAGAAATTCCTTCACCGCACGTATGTAGGGCAAAAACGTTTCTCTATTGAAGGACTGGATGCTTTGGTTCCGATTTTAGATGAAATGATTTCACAAACTGTTCAAAACGGAACGGGGAATGTGAATATTGCCATGGCTCACCGTGGACGTTTGAATGTGCTTGCACATGTATTAGGAAAGCCATATGAGGTCATTTTCTCTGAATTCCAACATTCACCTAATAAAGATTTGGTTCCTTCCGAAGGTTCGACAGGAATTAACAATGGATGGACCGGTGATGTTAAATACCATTTAGGTCTGGATAAACAGATAACTAAAGCAAATATACAAAAAGCAAGGATTACACTTGCCAATAACCCAAGTCACTTGGAAGTTGTCGGTCCAATCGTTGAAGGGTATTCTCGTGCGGCACAAGAAGACCGTTCAGAAAAAGGATTCCCGGTTCAAGACATTTCCAAATCTCTTGCAATCCTGATTCATGGTGATGCAGCATTCCCAGGTGAAGGTATTGTACCTGAAACGTTTAACTTAAGCCGTTTACGCGGTTATCAAGTTGGCGGCGCCATCCATATCATCGCCAATAACATGATCGGTTTTACAACGGAAAGTGAAGATTCACGTTCAACCTTATATGCTAGTGATTTGGCCAAAGGCTTTGAAGTGCCGATCGTGCATGTGAATGCAGATGATCCGGAAGCATGTTTGGCTGCTGTGAACCTTGCGAACCTTTATCGTGAAAAATACAACAAGGATTTCTTGATCGACCTGATCGGTTACAGACGTTTCGGCCATAACGAAATGGATGAGCCATTGGTGACTCAACCTGAAATGTATGCATTAATTCATAAGCACTTAACCGTTAAAGAGCTTTATGGAAAAAAACTGATTCAATCTGGCGAGTTCACTGAAGCTGAAGTTAAAGCGATTGCTGAGCAAGTCGATACAAGGCTTGCAGATGCATATGCGAAAATTTCCGGAAATAAACCGGAAGCTTCTAAAGAATGTAATCCTCCTGGGATTATTGAAAAAGGACTTCCAGCCATTGATACGGCAGTTCCGAAACAAGAACTTGTTACAATTAACGAAGAACTTGTTAAGTGGCCGGAAGGATTCACTCCTAATAAAAAATTAGGAAAGATCTTATCACGCCGCTTGGATTCCTTTGGTGCTGACGGAAAAATTGATTGGGCTCATGCTGAGACATTGGCATTTGCATCCATATTGAGTGACGGCACTCCAATCCGTCTGACAGGACAAGATTCAGAGCGTGGAACATTCGCACAACGTAATATCATGTTACATGATAGTGTTAACGGAAAAACATATTCACCACTTCACACACTAGAAACTGCCAAAGCATCCTTCGCTGTTCATAACAGCCCGCTTACTGAAACGGCAGTTCTGGCTTATGAATATGGTTATAATGTATTTGCACCTGAGACACTTGTATTATGGGAAGGCCAATTCGGTGATTTCGCTAATACAGCACAAGTGATCTTTGACCAATTCATCGCGGCAGGCCGTGCAAAATGGGGTCAAAAATCAGGTCTTGTCATGCTGCTTCCACATGGTTATGAAGGACAAGGACCAGAGCACTCAAGTGCACGCCTGGAGCGTTTCCTTCAATTAGCGGCTGAAAACAACTGGACAGTTGCCAACTTAAGTTCGGCAGCTCAATACTTCCATATTCTTAGAAGACAAGCTAAGATTTTGGATCAAGAGCAAGTACGTCCGCTTGTAATCATGACACCGAAGAGTATGCTTCGTAATCAAGTGATGGCTTCTACAGCAGAAGAATTCAGTGAAGGCTCTTTTGAATCATTCGTGGAAACCAAAGCTTTGGGCAAAAAACCTAAATCTGTTGAACGCATTGTTTTTGCATCAGGTAAATTGGCGGTTGAACTTCGTGAAAAAGCGGCAACTGAAAAAAATACAGATTGGTTGCAAATCATCAGTATCGAAGAAATTTATCCATTCCCATTCACTGGAGTTCAAGAAGCCCTGAAAAAATATACAAATCTTAAAGAAATCTTCTGGGCTCAAGAAGAACCTAAAAACATGGGTGCTTGGACATTTGTTGAACCACGCCTAAATGCAGCGGCTCCTGGCAATCTTTCAGTAACATATATAGGAAGGAAGCGCAGATCAAGCCCGGCTGAGGGAGATCCACTTGTCCATAAAAATGAACAACAACGGATTATGACTCAAGCA
- a CDS encoding dioxygenase family protein yields the protein MMPSLFLSHGTPLLALERNCYTSFLKDYMQTMKKPAAIVILSAHWESEDQMISAVGKHEVIYDFAGYPEEIFQITYPARGCLELSDRILTLLSRIGVLGELDERRPLDHGSWGLLHIMYPEADIPTVSMSISPALPLDKQYEIGKTLRELKESNVLIIGSGGIVHNFTQIQKDMHVAEGWAIEFENWVEEKIMKWDLQSLFEYEKIAPYSTEAVPSKEHFIPLIIAMGSGDDKKKAALLHRSFQYGNLSLTAWKFD from the coding sequence ATGATGCCATCATTGTTTTTATCACATGGAACACCGCTATTAGCTTTGGAAAGGAATTGCTACACTTCTTTTTTGAAGGATTATATGCAAACTATGAAGAAACCTGCTGCCATCGTTATTTTGTCAGCACATTGGGAAAGTGAAGATCAAATGATTTCAGCTGTAGGGAAGCATGAAGTCATTTATGATTTTGCAGGGTATCCTGAAGAAATATTTCAGATAACCTATCCAGCTAGGGGATGCCTTGAGCTGTCGGATCGAATTTTAACCTTATTGTCAAGGATAGGTGTATTGGGTGAACTTGATGAAAGGCGCCCCTTGGATCATGGATCATGGGGGCTTTTGCATATCATGTATCCCGAAGCTGACATCCCGACCGTATCTATGTCCATTAGTCCTGCGCTGCCTTTGGACAAGCAGTATGAAATCGGGAAAACATTGAGGGAATTAAAAGAAAGTAATGTCCTGATCATCGGGAGCGGTGGAATTGTCCATAATTTCACCCAAATACAGAAGGATATGCATGTTGCAGAAGGATGGGCAATAGAGTTTGAGAACTGGGTCGAAGAGAAAATCATGAAATGGGATTTGCAATCCTTGTTTGAGTATGAAAAAATCGCCCCTTATAGTACAGAGGCTGTGCCTTCCAAAGAGCATTTCATTCCATTGATCATCGCAATGGGGTCAGGGGATGACAAAAAAAAAGCAGCTCTCCTGCACAGGAGCTTTCAATATGGCAATCTAAGTTTAACAGCTTGGAAGTTTGATTGA
- a CDS encoding polysaccharide deacetylase family protein, whose translation MKNILKLFLSMAGSFIIILLVVDVQNIQVHAMVPEEMTPLLKSKENQKIAYLTFDDGPSLNTMKILDILDSYHVKATFFVKGNEEPYAKESYQEMVSRGHAIALHSYTHDYSIVYRSTESFFQDLNRLETMLQKEYGIKSRIVRLPGGSNNRLRHQAATKPIINGILQQLKEKGYIYFDWSIDSTDGFSPSISEQQIITAVQKGTKNQKHVNILMHDINSMKNTVKALPDIIEFLKKEGYTFDTIDETTPKLQFN comes from the coding sequence ATGAAGAATATCCTGAAATTATTTCTTTCCATGGCGGGTTCTTTCATTATTATTTTGTTGGTTGTGGATGTCCAGAACATTCAAGTACATGCAATGGTTCCTGAAGAGATGACACCGCTTCTAAAAAGTAAGGAAAATCAGAAAATCGCTTATTTGACTTTCGATGACGGGCCATCTTTGAATACCATGAAGATATTGGATATTTTGGACAGCTATCATGTTAAGGCCACATTTTTCGTTAAAGGGAATGAAGAACCATACGCAAAGGAAAGTTATCAGGAAATGGTTTCCCGCGGTCATGCGATTGCTCTTCATTCTTATACACATGATTATTCCATCGTTTATCGATCGACTGAGAGTTTCTTTCAAGATTTGAATAGGCTTGAAACCATGCTGCAAAAGGAGTATGGGATAAAAAGCCGTATTGTGCGCCTTCCTGGCGGCTCGAATAATCGTCTGAGGCATCAGGCTGCAACGAAACCCATCATCAATGGGATCCTTCAACAACTAAAGGAAAAAGGGTATATTTACTTTGATTGGTCCATTGACTCGACAGATGGCTTCAGTCCGTCAATAAGTGAACAACAAATCATTACTGCTGTACAAAAAGGGACGAAAAATCAAAAGCATGTTAATATCTTAATGCATGATATCAATAGTATGAAGAATACAGTGAAAGCATTGCCTGATATAATTGAATTCCTTAAAAAAGAAGGGTATACCTTTGATACTATTGATGAGACAACCCCGAAATTGCAATTTAATTGA